A genomic window from Candidatus Kouleothrix ribensis includes:
- the dnaK gene encoding molecular chaperone DnaK: MGKVIGIDLGTTNSVVAVMEGGEPVVISNAEGNRLTPSVVSVNKSGERLVGQVAKRQAVTNPENTIFSVKRFMGRKLNDPVVQRDKDLVPYKMAAAPNGDVRVLLGGRDHSPQEVSAMVLQKIKADAEAYLGETVTQVVITVPAYFNDSQRQATKDAGKIAGLDVLRIINEPTASALAYGLDKHGKDETIAVYDLGGGTFDISILELGDGVFEVKATNGDTHLGGDDFDQRIIDWLATEFKRETGIDLRGDRTALQRLKEAGEKAKMELSTVLQTEVNLPFITADASGPRHLNIVLSRAKLEQLTGDLIDRTIAPVKQALADAGLRPNDIDEVILVGGQTRMPAVQEAVRKYFGRDPHKGVNPDEVVGVGAAIQAGVLAGDVKDVLLLDVTPLTLGIETLGGVMTPLIERNTTIPTRKSQVFSTASDSQASVEVHVLQGERAEARLNKSLSKFVLDGIPPAPRGMPQIEVTFDIDANGILKVNAKDKATGKEQHITITASSGLSDSEISQMVQDAEAHAEDDKRRRELIGARNQADSLLYTAEKTLREAGDKADAKLRTDVEDKIRELRNTLDADDVTAIQNRSAELSVALQQVGQAMYQGEGQSNGAANNEDVVEGDYRAD, encoded by the coding sequence ATGGGCAAAGTTATCGGCATCGATCTGGGCACAACCAACTCGGTGGTAGCGGTGATGGAAGGCGGCGAGCCGGTGGTGATCTCGAACGCCGAGGGTAATCGCCTGACCCCATCGGTTGTATCGGTGAATAAATCCGGCGAGCGGCTGGTTGGCCAGGTTGCCAAACGCCAGGCCGTCACAAATCCCGAAAATACGATCTTTTCGGTTAAGCGCTTCATGGGCCGCAAGCTGAACGACCCGGTCGTGCAGCGCGATAAAGATCTTGTGCCGTATAAGATGGCCGCCGCGCCGAACGGCGATGTGCGCGTGCTGCTGGGCGGCCGCGACCACTCGCCGCAAGAGGTTTCGGCCATGGTGCTCCAGAAGATCAAGGCCGACGCCGAGGCCTACCTGGGCGAGACAGTCACCCAGGTGGTGATTACGGTGCCGGCCTACTTCAACGACAGCCAGCGCCAGGCCACCAAAGACGCTGGCAAGATCGCCGGGCTCGATGTGCTGCGGATCATCAACGAGCCAACCGCCTCGGCGCTGGCGTATGGCCTCGATAAGCACGGCAAAGACGAGACGATCGCCGTGTACGATCTGGGCGGCGGCACCTTCGATATCTCGATCCTCGAGCTGGGCGACGGTGTGTTCGAAGTCAAGGCCACCAATGGCGACACCCACCTGGGCGGCGATGACTTCGACCAGCGGATCATCGACTGGCTGGCGACCGAGTTCAAACGCGAGACCGGTATCGACCTGCGTGGCGACCGCACCGCGCTACAGCGCCTGAAAGAGGCCGGCGAGAAAGCCAAGATGGAGCTCTCGACCGTGCTCCAGACCGAGGTGAACCTGCCGTTCATCACCGCCGACGCGAGCGGCCCGCGCCACCTGAACATCGTGCTCAGCCGCGCCAAGCTCGAGCAGCTGACTGGCGATCTGATCGATCGCACGATCGCACCGGTGAAGCAGGCGCTTGCCGACGCCGGGCTGCGCCCCAACGACATCGACGAGGTCATCCTGGTGGGCGGCCAGACGCGCATGCCGGCAGTGCAAGAGGCCGTGCGCAAGTACTTCGGCCGCGACCCACACAAGGGCGTCAACCCCGACGAGGTGGTCGGCGTTGGTGCGGCCATCCAGGCCGGCGTGCTGGCCGGCGACGTAAAAGATGTGCTGCTGCTCGACGTGACACCACTGACGCTGGGGATCGAGACGCTCGGCGGCGTGATGACCCCGCTGATCGAGCGCAACACCACCATACCAACCCGCAAGAGCCAGGTGTTCTCGACCGCCAGCGATAGCCAGGCCAGCGTCGAGGTGCATGTGCTGCAGGGCGAGCGCGCCGAGGCGCGCCTGAACAAATCGCTCAGCAAGTTCGTGCTCGACGGCATCCCCCCGGCGCCGCGCGGCATGCCGCAGATCGAAGTAACCTTCGACATCGACGCCAACGGCATCCTGAAGGTCAACGCCAAAGACAAGGCCACCGGCAAAGAGCAGCACATTACGATCACCGCCTCGTCGGGCCTGAGCGACAGCGAGATCAGCCAGATGGTGCAAGACGCCGAGGCCCACGCCGAAGACGACAAGCGCCGCCGCGAGCTGATCGGCGCACGCAACCAGGCCGATAGCCTGCTCTACACTGCCGAGAAGACCTTGCGCGAGGCCGGCGATAAAGCCGATGCCAAGCTGCGCACCGATGTCGAAGATAAGATCCGCGAGCTGCGCAACACCCTCGACGCCGACGACGTCACAGCGATACAGAATCGCTCGGCCGAGCTAAGTGTCGCGCTCCAGCAGGTTGGCCAGGCCATGTATCAGGGCGAGGGCCAGAGCAACGGCGCCGCCAACAACGAAGACGTGGTAGAGGGCGACTACCGAGCAGACTGA
- the dnaJ gene encoding molecular chaperone DnaJ encodes MAAKRDYYEVLGVARGASQDEIKKAFRRLARQYHPDINKESGADAMFKEINEANEVLSDPEKRAMYDRFGHSGVNGQPGFDPFGGGGDLGSIFEAFFGGAASQRQSQRGPQRGADLRYTLPISFEQAIFGIEKEIEFRRLEGCPTCRGSGAEPGTDPVRCPKCNGLGEVRQRAPIFNMVTVTTCDQCRGEGTVIAIPCKECRGEGRVRQNRSLKVKIPAGVDGASQIRITGEGEAGPRGGPYGNLYVALDVQPHAYFVREGNDILLELPLNIAQATLGAELEVPSVDGAEWLRIPAGTQNGTTFRIAKKGVPFLRGNGRGDQIVVVRVVVPTRLTDQQRRLFQELEKSLDPEQIGGQQDEGFFGRLRSALGL; translated from the coding sequence ATGGCGGCAAAGCGTGATTACTACGAGGTTCTGGGGGTTGCGCGGGGCGCCTCGCAGGACGAGATCAAGAAGGCGTTTCGGCGGCTGGCGCGCCAGTACCACCCCGACATCAATAAAGAGTCCGGCGCCGACGCCATGTTCAAAGAGATCAACGAGGCCAACGAGGTGCTCTCGGATCCCGAGAAGCGTGCCATGTACGATCGCTTTGGGCACAGCGGCGTGAACGGCCAGCCCGGCTTCGACCCATTCGGCGGCGGCGGCGACCTGGGCAGTATCTTCGAGGCGTTCTTCGGCGGCGCAGCCAGCCAGCGCCAGTCGCAGCGTGGCCCGCAGCGCGGCGCCGACCTGCGCTACACCTTGCCGATCAGCTTCGAGCAGGCGATCTTCGGCATCGAGAAAGAGATCGAGTTCCGCCGGCTCGAGGGCTGCCCAACCTGCCGCGGCAGCGGCGCCGAGCCCGGCACCGACCCGGTGCGCTGCCCGAAGTGCAATGGCCTGGGCGAGGTGCGCCAGCGCGCGCCGATCTTCAATATGGTTACCGTCACCACCTGCGACCAGTGCCGCGGCGAGGGTACGGTGATCGCGATCCCTTGCAAGGAGTGCCGCGGCGAGGGCCGCGTACGCCAGAATCGCAGCCTGAAAGTCAAGATTCCGGCCGGCGTCGATGGCGCCTCGCAGATCCGGATCACCGGCGAGGGCGAGGCCGGCCCGCGCGGCGGCCCGTACGGCAACCTGTACGTGGCCCTCGATGTGCAGCCGCACGCCTATTTCGTGCGCGAGGGCAACGACATCCTGCTCGAGCTGCCGCTGAACATCGCCCAGGCCACCCTCGGCGCCGAGCTCGAGGTGCCTAGCGTCGATGGGGCCGAGTGGCTGCGCATCCCGGCCGGCACCCAGAACGGCACGACCTTTCGGATCGCTAAGAAGGGCGTGCCATTCCTGCGCGGCAACGGCCGCGGCGACCAGATCGTGGTCGTGCGCGTGGTGGTGCCAACGCGCCTGACCGACCAGCAGCGCCGGCTGTTTCAGGAGCTCGAGAAGTCGCTCGATCCTGAACAGATCGGCGGCCAGCAGGATGAAGGCTTCTTCGGCCGGCTGCGCAGCGCGCTAGGCCTATAG
- a CDS encoding lipoate--protein ligase family protein, which yields MPERWRLIVDAPLDGATNMARDEALATVLAHDPARPTLRLYAWQPACLSLGRFQRSREADQAACARAGVTIVRRPSGGRALLHDHELTYAVIAPERHPQLGDESILASYRQISLALLAGLHQLGVVAELTPVARQRAAASSAACFDAPASYELTVGGRKLAGSAQTRQGGVILQHGAIPLTPHADRLAALLLHPPSGLGQKMIALSQAAGRAVTFDELAQALITGFGTAWGIELEPGTPTPAELALEQQLRARRYALAEWTFGR from the coding sequence ATGCCTGAACGCTGGCGGCTGATCGTCGATGCGCCACTCGACGGCGCGACCAATATGGCCCGCGACGAGGCACTGGCCACGGTGCTCGCGCACGATCCGGCGCGGCCGACCCTGCGGCTGTACGCCTGGCAGCCGGCATGCCTGTCGCTCGGCCGCTTCCAGCGCAGCCGCGAGGCCGACCAGGCGGCATGCGCACGTGCCGGCGTCACGATCGTGCGGCGGCCCTCGGGCGGGCGCGCGCTGCTGCACGACCACGAGCTGACCTACGCGGTGATCGCGCCCGAGCGGCACCCGCAGCTGGGCGACGAGTCGATCCTGGCCAGCTACCGCCAGATCAGCCTGGCGCTGCTGGCCGGCCTGCACCAGCTCGGCGTCGTGGCCGAGCTGACACCGGTGGCGCGGCAACGTGCCGCCGCCAGCTCGGCCGCATGCTTCGATGCGCCGGCCAGCTACGAGCTGACCGTGGGCGGGCGCAAGCTGGCCGGCAGTGCGCAGACGCGCCAGGGCGGGGTGATCTTGCAGCACGGCGCCATCCCGCTCACGCCACACGCCGATCGGCTGGCCGCGCTGCTGCTGCACCCGCCCAGCGGGCTGGGCCAGAAGATGATCGCGCTCAGCCAGGCGGCCGGGCGCGCAGTGACCTTCGACGAGCTGGCTCAGGCGCTGATTACGGGCTTCGGCACGGCCTGGGGCATCGAACTCGAGCCGGGTACCCCAACCCCGGCCGAGCTGGCCCTCGAGCAGCAGCTGCGCGCCCGGCGCTACGCGCTGGCCGAGTGGACCTTCGGCCGCTAA
- the gcvT gene encoding glycine cleavage system aminomethyltransferase GcvT encodes MSASAPLKRTPLFERHVALGARVVEFGGWEMPVQYSGIVDEHNAVRNAAGLFDISHMGEFEVKGRDALAFLDHVCTQNVAAIGRGMANYSLLCRPDGGIVDDIFIYNLPDGYLVVVNASNIEKDFAWMLDNLQGFDLELTNISDRASMLALQGPRAESILYAAADIDAAAIPFHGVATGMLLGDIPAIIARTGYTGEDGFELFIDDDNAARLWDGLLALGAEAGLQPCGLGARDSLRFEACLPLYGHEIADDINPYEAKLGWAVKLDKGEFVGAEALRQIKQAGVARKLTGFEVVERGIARGGYTICDSAGNPAGLVTTGMPSPTLGKNLGLGFVPSTLATEGSEFAVLVRDRPVRVRAVKTPFYKPRYKK; translated from the coding sequence ATGAGCGCTTCAGCGCCACTCAAACGGACACCGCTGTTCGAGCGCCACGTGGCCCTGGGCGCGCGGGTGGTCGAGTTCGGCGGATGGGAGATGCCGGTGCAGTATAGCGGCATCGTCGACGAGCACAATGCCGTGCGCAACGCCGCCGGCCTGTTCGACATCAGCCACATGGGCGAGTTCGAGGTCAAAGGCCGCGACGCGCTCGCCTTCCTCGATCATGTCTGCACGCAGAACGTCGCCGCGATCGGCCGGGGTATGGCCAACTACTCGCTGCTATGCCGGCCCGACGGCGGGATCGTCGATGATATTTTCATCTATAATCTGCCCGACGGCTACCTGGTGGTGGTGAACGCCTCGAATATCGAGAAAGATTTCGCCTGGATGCTCGACAACCTCCAGGGCTTCGATCTCGAGCTGACCAACATCTCCGATCGCGCCTCGATGCTGGCGCTGCAGGGGCCACGCGCCGAGTCCATCCTCTACGCCGCCGCCGATATCGACGCCGCCGCGATCCCGTTCCACGGCGTGGCCACCGGCATGCTGCTGGGCGATATCCCGGCGATCATCGCGCGCACCGGCTACACCGGCGAGGATGGCTTCGAGCTGTTTATCGACGACGACAACGCCGCGCGGCTGTGGGATGGCCTGCTGGCGCTAGGGGCCGAGGCCGGGCTACAGCCCTGCGGCCTGGGCGCGCGCGATAGCCTGCGCTTCGAGGCCTGCCTGCCGCTGTATGGCCACGAGATCGCCGACGATATCAACCCCTACGAGGCCAAGCTGGGCTGGGCCGTCAAGCTCGACAAGGGCGAGTTCGTGGGCGCCGAGGCACTACGCCAGATCAAGCAGGCCGGCGTGGCGCGCAAGCTGACTGGCTTCGAAGTGGTCGAGCGCGGCATCGCGCGCGGCGGCTACACCATCTGCGATAGCGCCGGCAACCCGGCCGGCCTGGTTACAACCGGCATGCCCTCGCCCACGCTTGGCAAGAACCTGGGGCTGGGCTTCGTGCCGAGTACACTCGCCACTGAGGGTAGCGAGTTCGCGGTGCTGGTACGCGACCGGCCGGTGCGCGTGCGTGCCGTCAAGACGCCGTTCTATAAGCCAAGGTATAAGAAGTAG
- the gcvH gene encoding glycine cleavage system protein GcvH, translating into MSFKTPAELQYAKTHEWIKIEGDQATIGITDYAQDALGDVVYVELPDADAEYEAGASFAAVESVKAASEIYLPVAGQILATNSDLTNTPELLNSDPYGAGWLVKIKVAEGVGALMSAEAYEKYVNEIKH; encoded by the coding sequence ATGTCGTTCAAAACCCCCGCTGAGCTCCAGTATGCCAAGACACACGAGTGGATCAAGATCGAGGGCGACCAGGCCACGATCGGCATTACCGACTATGCCCAAGATGCGCTCGGCGACGTAGTGTATGTCGAGCTGCCCGACGCCGACGCCGAGTACGAGGCCGGCGCCTCCTTCGCTGCGGTCGAGTCGGTCAAGGCCGCATCCGAAATCTACCTGCCGGTGGCCGGCCAGATCCTGGCGACCAACTCGGATCTGACCAACACGCCCGAGCTGCTGAACAGCGACCCATACGGCGCCGGCTGGCTGGTCAAGATCAAAGTCGCCGAAGGGGTCGGCGCGCTGATGAGTGCCGAGGCGTACGAGAAGTACGTCAACGAGATTAAACATTAG
- the gcvPA gene encoding aminomethyl-transferring glycine dehydrogenase subunit GcvPA, with translation MSHYISINDAERAEMLAAIGVAGVADLFADVPAEVRFPELKLPPALSEIELRRELGALSNRTANATSHSIFLGAGAYNHFVPSAIDQILRRSEFYTAYTPYQPEISQGTLQATFEYQSLICAITGMDVANASHYDGATALAEAAIMAVASTRNRRTILVPPSVNPQYRAVLRTYLQGAGIRVRGDENPDTTLAELLAQADATTAAVIVQNPDFFGTLHDLKPLAAQAHAAGALLISHFDPIALGLFQSPGEAGADIATAEGQPLGIGLNYGGPYLGIFTCTEKYIRKLPGRLVGATLDLDGQLAYVLTLQAREQHIRRENATSNICTNQGLMALAAAVYLSLMGRQGLRAVAELCYHRAHYAAAAIGQLPGYRVDQRGPFFKEFVLGCPRPVAEINAALRERGIVGGYDLSLDYPGMPNAMLLCVTEMTSKAEIDNLVAGLADLS, from the coding sequence ATGTCTCACTATATTTCAATAAACGACGCCGAGCGCGCCGAGATGCTCGCGGCGATCGGCGTGGCCGGCGTGGCCGACCTGTTCGCCGACGTGCCGGCCGAGGTGCGCTTCCCCGAGCTGAAGCTGCCGCCGGCGCTCTCGGAGATCGAGCTGCGCCGCGAGCTGGGCGCTCTGTCGAATCGAACCGCCAACGCCACCAGCCATAGTATCTTCCTTGGCGCCGGCGCGTACAACCACTTCGTGCCCAGCGCGATCGACCAGATCCTGCGCCGCTCCGAATTCTACACCGCCTACACGCCCTACCAGCCCGAGATCAGCCAGGGCACGCTACAGGCCACCTTCGAGTACCAGAGCTTGATCTGCGCGATCACCGGCATGGATGTGGCCAACGCCTCGCACTACGATGGCGCGACCGCGCTGGCCGAGGCGGCGATCATGGCCGTAGCATCGACCCGCAACCGGCGCACCATCCTGGTGCCGCCCAGCGTCAACCCGCAGTATCGCGCGGTGCTGCGCACCTACCTGCAGGGCGCGGGCATACGCGTGCGCGGCGACGAAAACCCCGACACCACGCTGGCCGAGCTGCTGGCCCAGGCCGACGCAACCACTGCTGCGGTGATTGTGCAGAACCCCGACTTCTTTGGCACGCTGCACGACCTGAAGCCGCTGGCTGCGCAAGCCCACGCGGCCGGCGCGCTGCTGATCAGCCACTTCGACCCGATCGCGCTGGGGCTGTTCCAGTCGCCTGGCGAGGCCGGCGCCGATATCGCCACCGCCGAGGGCCAGCCGCTGGGCATCGGCCTGAACTATGGCGGGCCGTACCTCGGCATCTTCACCTGCACCGAGAAATACATCCGCAAGCTGCCTGGCCGACTGGTCGGCGCAACTCTCGATCTCGATGGGCAGCTGGCCTACGTGCTGACGCTACAGGCCCGCGAGCAGCATATTCGCCGCGAAAACGCCACCTCGAATATCTGCACCAACCAGGGACTGATGGCGCTAGCCGCCGCCGTGTACCTGAGCCTGATGGGTCGCCAGGGCTTGCGTGCGGTGGCCGAGCTGTGCTACCACCGCGCGCACTACGCTGCCGCCGCAATCGGGCAACTGCCGGGCTACCGTGTCGATCAGCGCGGCCCGTTCTTCAAGGAGTTCGTGCTGGGCTGCCCGCGCCCGGTGGCCGAGATCAACGCGGCGCTGCGCGAGCGCGGTATCGTCGGCGGCTACGATCTATCGCTCGACTACCCAGGCATGCCCAACGCTATGCTGCTGTGCGTGACTGAGATGACCAGCAAGGCCGAGATCGATAACCTGGTGGCCGGGCTGGCCGACCTATCGTAG
- a CDS encoding phosphotransferase: MTLTTTQLEAIVARALPDERLRAGDALPHGRYALVLAGGERLSLQVYATPAAAEAAAAALRLLRGEVDLPIAQLRASDPEGATVGVPYLLTSALDGDPLDQLLPRIGDEALYALGRQLGALAARVHRLACPAYGPLGTPGTSTTEREYVLGAVAQASRHAGTLGMLDRRTIDELTAWFDQHFAPAGRQAALVHGGLAPHHLLVRMVAASSEGSRRGSWRLSGVLGWGQACGWCPAWEHVTLLDAAGDPRYFGLRVGYGNSYDELTSRTYEQVREHLLAPYRLLLAIQRMHGAYTTGDIAEYERRRSMLCGLMEFLDA; the protein is encoded by the coding sequence ATGACGCTGACTACCACACAACTCGAGGCAATCGTCGCCCGCGCACTGCCCGACGAGCGGCTGCGCGCGGGGGATGCGCTTCCGCACGGCCGCTACGCGCTGGTGCTAGCCGGCGGCGAGCGGCTGAGCCTGCAAGTGTACGCCACACCGGCGGCGGCCGAGGCGGCGGCGGCGGCACTGCGCCTGCTGCGTGGCGAGGTCGATCTGCCGATCGCCCAGCTGCGCGCCAGCGATCCTGAGGGGGCCACCGTCGGCGTGCCATACCTGCTGACCAGCGCACTCGACGGCGACCCGCTCGACCAGCTGCTGCCGCGCATCGGCGACGAGGCGCTGTATGCGCTGGGTCGCCAGCTCGGCGCACTTGCCGCGCGCGTACACCGGCTGGCCTGCCCGGCCTATGGCCCGCTGGGCACGCCCGGCACGAGCACTACCGAGCGCGAGTATGTGCTAGGCGCCGTCGCGCAGGCCAGCCGGCATGCCGGCACGCTGGGCATGCTCGACCGCCGCACGATCGATGAGCTGACCGCCTGGTTCGACCAACACTTCGCGCCGGCCGGCCGCCAGGCCGCGCTGGTACACGGCGGCCTGGCCCCACACCACCTGCTGGTTCGTATGGTCGCCGCGTCGAGCGAGGGGAGCCGGCGCGGCAGCTGGCGGCTCAGCGGCGTACTCGGCTGGGGCCAGGCGTGTGGCTGGTGCCCGGCCTGGGAGCATGTGACCCTGCTAGATGCAGCCGGCGACCCGCGCTACTTCGGCCTGCGCGTGGGCTACGGCAATAGCTACGACGAACTGACCAGCCGCACCTACGAGCAAGTGCGCGAGCACCTGCTGGCACCATACCGCCTGCTGCTTGCCATCCAACGCATGCACGGCGCCTACACCACCGGCGATATCGCCGAGTACGAGCGCCGCCGCAGTATGCTCTGCGGGCTGATGGAGTTTCTCGATGCCTGA
- the gcvPB gene encoding aminomethyl-transferring glycine dehydrogenase subunit GcvPB yields the protein MNTYDPPIFELSAPGKIGVNLPKLDVPAAALPSELLRQDDLTAMPELTETEVMRHFTRISQRNYCIDTGMYPLGSCTMKANPKLHEEVARYAGFAASHPLQGDALSQGALRLMYELQLLLGEISGFEAVSLQPAAGAQGEFTGVLVFRAYHLSRGDTQRTEILVPDSAHGTNPATAAMVGMTVVEVQGDAYGNVDLADLRAKLSPRTAGLMLTNPNTVGIFEQHIREVTELVHAAGGLMYGDGANFNAILGIVKPGQVGFDFMHYNLHKTFTTPHGGGGPGSGAVGCTAALAPFLPGPRVRISQQPAADTSQLTYEFFTPEQSIGRVKSFAGNFGMLVRAWTYIRTLGADGLREVSETAVLNANYLRVKLHGTYPPAYDRICMHETVLKGQIAEAPQARTLDIAKRLIDYGFHPPTIYFPLIVPEALMIEPTETESKRNLDAFVDAMLTIADEARADIEILHQAPTTAPVRRLDEVRAARQPVLKYDAEKFAKLRAEGAARQ from the coding sequence ATGAACACATACGATCCCCCGATCTTCGAGCTATCGGCGCCCGGCAAGATCGGCGTGAATTTGCCGAAACTCGACGTGCCGGCTGCCGCGCTGCCGAGCGAGCTACTGCGGCAAGACGACCTCACGGCCATGCCCGAGCTGACTGAAACCGAAGTCATGCGCCATTTCACCCGTATTAGCCAGCGCAACTACTGCATCGACACCGGCATGTACCCGCTGGGCAGCTGCACCATGAAGGCGAACCCAAAGCTGCACGAAGAGGTCGCGCGGTACGCCGGGTTCGCTGCATCGCACCCATTGCAGGGCGACGCGCTATCGCAGGGCGCGCTGCGGCTGATGTACGAGCTCCAGTTGCTGCTCGGCGAGATCTCGGGCTTCGAGGCGGTATCGCTCCAGCCGGCCGCCGGCGCGCAGGGCGAATTCACCGGCGTGCTGGTGTTTCGCGCCTATCACCTCAGCCGTGGCGACACCCAGCGCACAGAGATCCTGGTGCCTGATTCGGCCCATGGCACCAACCCCGCCACCGCCGCCATGGTCGGCATGACCGTGGTCGAAGTGCAGGGCGACGCGTATGGCAATGTCGACCTGGCCGACCTGCGTGCCAAGCTGTCGCCGCGCACCGCCGGGCTGATGCTCACGAACCCAAACACCGTCGGCATCTTCGAGCAGCATATCCGTGAGGTGACCGAGCTGGTGCATGCTGCCGGCGGCCTGATGTACGGCGACGGCGCGAACTTCAACGCCATCCTGGGCATCGTGAAGCCAGGCCAGGTCGGATTCGACTTCATGCACTACAACCTGCACAAAACCTTCACCACCCCGCACGGCGGCGGTGGCCCTGGCTCGGGGGCGGTCGGCTGCACCGCCGCGCTGGCGCCATTTCTGCCCGGCCCGCGCGTCCGTATCAGCCAGCAGCCAGCGGCGGATACCTCGCAGCTCACGTACGAGTTCTTCACGCCCGAGCAGTCGATCGGCCGGGTCAAGTCGTTCGCCGGCAACTTCGGCATGCTCGTGCGCGCGTGGACCTACATTCGCACATTAGGCGCCGACGGGCTGCGCGAGGTGAGCGAGACGGCCGTGCTGAACGCGAACTACCTGCGCGTCAAGCTGCACGGCACCTACCCGCCGGCCTACGACCGGATCTGCATGCACGAGACGGTGCTGAAGGGCCAGATCGCCGAGGCGCCGCAAGCGCGCACGCTCGACATCGCCAAGCGGCTGATCGACTACGGCTTCCACCCGCCGACGATCTATTTTCCACTGATCGTGCCCGAGGCACTGATGATCGAGCCGACGGAGACCGAGAGCAAGCGCAATCTCGACGCGTTTGTCGATGCCATGCTCACGATCGCCGACGAGGCGCGCGCCGATATCGAGATCTTGCACCAGGCGCCTACCACTGCGCCCGTGCGCCGGCTCGACGAAGTGCGCGCCGCACGCCAGCCGGTGCTCAAGTACGACGCAGAGAAGTTCGCGAAGCTCCGCGCCGAGGGCGCAGCCAGGCAGTAG
- a CDS encoding deoxynucleoside kinase — protein sequence MRCKENSRVEHPHPARRQHVTIAGNIGVGKSTLVGILAEEFGWQPYYELVADHPYIDDYYEDRERWGFHSQIWFLSQRYEQHLEIADTPIAVCQDRSIYEDYEVFVKGLLEQRIFSHRDFRTYRRLFQSLTRSLTAPTLLVYLHASVPTLLERINGRSRPYERTIPAEYLAQLNRRYDEWLRRFELCPVLTIETDQLDFAHEVSARREVIDMIGQVAGVRGMIQERMLA from the coding sequence ATGCGGTGCAAGGAGAATAGCCGCGTGGAGCATCCGCACCCTGCCCGCCGCCAGCACGTTACGATCGCCGGAAATATCGGCGTCGGCAAGAGCACGCTGGTTGGTATTCTGGCGGAAGAGTTTGGCTGGCAGCCATACTACGAGCTGGTTGCCGATCACCCGTATATCGACGACTACTACGAGGATCGCGAGCGTTGGGGCTTTCACTCGCAGATCTGGTTTCTGTCGCAGCGCTACGAGCAGCACCTCGAGATCGCCGACACGCCGATTGCGGTGTGCCAGGATCGCAGCATCTACGAAGATTACGAGGTGTTCGTGAAGGGGCTACTCGAGCAGCGCATCTTTTCGCATCGCGACTTTCGCACCTACCGGCGGCTGTTTCAGTCGCTGACGCGTAGCCTGACCGCGCCGACGCTGCTGGTGTACCTGCACGCCAGTGTGCCGACGCTGCTCGAGCGGATCAATGGGCGCTCGCGGCCGTACGAGCGCACCATCCCGGCCGAGTATCTGGCACAGCTGAACCGGCGCTACGACGAGTGGCTGCGGCGCTTCGAGCTGTGCCCGGTGCTGACGATCGAGACCGACCAGCTCGACTTTGCGCACGAGGTGTCGGCGCGGCGCGAGGTTATCGACATGATCGGCCAGGTCGCGGGGGTGCGTGGCATGATCCAGGAGCGCATGCTGGCGTAG